The window GTACCATGAACGGTGTTATCTTTGCCTGGCCCCCCTCCAATTAGCTCCATGATATCAATTTCGCCGCTGGCAGGCCAGCCTACCGTGGTAATGTTATTGCCAAGCATCCACAATGCAGGCCAAATGCCCTGGCCGTTTGGCAGCGCAGCACGAATGTCTATTCTGCCATACTGGAAAGATTGCTTTCCCTGCGTTTTAATCCGGGAGGAGGTATAGTCTCTGCCCCCGAAAGATTCTTTTTTTGCTGTAATGATCAGGTAGCCATCCTGTACAGTGGTATTTTCGGGGCGGTAATACTGCAGTTCTTCATTCCCCCAGCCATTGGAACCGGTACCGGTTTCATGCACCCAGTTGGCGGTATTGAGCTGATCTCCATCAAACTCATCCTGCCATACCAGGCTCATGCCTTCGTAGCTCTCCGGTGTGGTATAGCCTGTGCCGGGAATTCCATTGTCGCCACCGCTGTTCAGCTCTACGGTTACCTCCCTGCTTTCTGTTACAAAAGCGGCAGCTGTTGCATGTGCCTGCACCCTGATGGTGTAGGTACCTGAGCTGGTGTAGGTATGTTCTGCTGTTTTAGCGGTGGTATTCAGTGGTGTTTCATTTGTGGCATCGCCAAAATACACCAGGTAGTAATTCGCATCCCGGGCCGAAAACTGAAGGCTTACCTTAGCAGGATTCTGCTCGTTTTGCTGCACCTGAACCGTAAGGTCTGAAGGCGGTACAACCTCGGGAGCATCCTCTTCCTTTTCGCAACCAACTGCTATCAGCAATACCACACAAAACAAACAGAGGATGTATCTAAAATTTATCAATGACTTATGTTTTAGGTTTGTACATTCAATGGCAGCAGAGAAAGAGTGATTAATAAATTACAGATTTCTAATCCCTTCTGCTCTGTGCTCTTATATTTATGGTATGCACCTCCATCTTCAGCCATACCCTTAGCGGGCATGACTGAAGACCAGGTGCTACATATTATTCTATCATCATATCATCGAAATAGAAGGTGCCGGCGTTGGATACATTCCAGCCAGGGAATATTACCACCCTGGCGTATCTGCCCGAAGGCACCGCCGACACATCAAAGGTGAGCTCCACCCACTGTTCGGCCTCGGTTACTTCGGCATCTATTTCCACGAAGTCGTTCTGCGGATCGTCTACATTCTCCAGCTTAAACCTGAAGGTGCCTGTCTGTGGTGCCCATACTTTAATGGTGAACTCATCACCAGCGGCAAAATTCAGGGGCTGTGCCAGATTTACAAAAAGGCCTGCCCAGGTTTCGCCACCATGCGTGGTTTTGCCAACCCTGGCGCTGGTGTTAATGCCGCTGGCATCGGGGTTATCCACCACCTCATAATCGCTGCCACCAAATACCTCGAACGCAGGCTCCTGTGTTTCAAAAGTAATTGGCAATGCAACCGGTGCTGTACCCTGCCTTAAGTCATCAAAGTAGAAGGTGCCAGCATTGGATACATTCCATCCCGGGAACAGCACAACGCGTGCGTAACGTTCTGATGGCACATCCGACAGATCAAATCCAAGTTCTACCCATTGTTCAGCCTCGGTTACTTCGGCATCTATTTCCACGAAGTCGTTCTGCGGATCGTCCACATTCTCCAGCTTAAACCTGAAGGTGCCTGTCTGTGGCGCCCATACTTTTACATAAAAGTAATTTTGGGTACTTAAATCCAGGGGTTCGCCAAGATTTACAAACAGGCCTGCCCAGGTTTCGCCGCCATGTTCTGTTTGTGCTACCCTGGCGCTGGTGTTAATGCCGCTGGCATCGGGATTATCTACCACCTCGTAAGTGCTGCCGCCAAATACTTCAAAAGCAGGCTCCTGTGTTTCAAAACCAAGGGGCAGGGAAACACCTGCTGGCGGTGGTGGCGGTGGCGGGGTATAACCTTCAGGGATCAGACGCTGATACCAGGCAAAATCAGGATTAGCTGCGTCCAGGTACCTGATCACCAGTTCATTTTCAGTAAGCGTCATGATCTGGTAAGTTCTCACACCAGTATAGTAGCCAATAAAACCTCCCTGGGATATTGTGATAAACTGATTACCTTCTGAATCTTCTGTAACTGACCACTGTAAATCATCTGGTGCCGTGTATGGCGCCATAAAATCACCTACAGGGCTGGCTGTTGCACCGGAAAATTCACCTTGCTGGCCACCATTCAGGTAAACATCACCTTCGGTTTCCATATCAAACCTGAAACCATCCAGTACAAAGGTATATTTATCGTTATAAAGGCCTCCACCTGCTTTTTCATTTGCCCCGGCTGCGTACCAGATTGGCGCAAAGTCTGTATTAGGACCTAATCCAAAATGGCCGGCACGTGCTGCATCTATCACCCAGGTTTTACCCTCAGGCCTGTCGTTGCCGCCCGTCAGCAGGTTGTACACTGGCAAATCCAACAGGGTTGGATCTGTTTCGGCTATTTCGACGGTTTGTGTGGAAGATACGCTACCCCCAGAGCTAAATACTGTTAAGGTAACTTCATAGGTGCCTTGTAACGGAAATACGCCGGTTACACTGTTACCCTGGGCTTTTGTACCATTACCAAAATCCCAGTTCTTGATAAAAGCACCCGTAGATGGACTGGTGAAGTTAATGATGTTCTCGTTCTCTGCGCTGGGCTCATAGGTGAAAACAGCATCCTGTGCGGTGGGAGGCGCTCCCAGGGAAAAATCCTCCTCCTGAAAGCGATCGCATCCCGACAGGAATACCTGCAGGGCAAGCACCCATATGAATGTATATAAAATCTGTTTCATGCTTAATAGATTAAGAATTAGTTGTTATAACCAGGATTTTGCTGCCAGCCTGCACCAGACAGGTCTATCTCTGCCTGAGGAAGAGGGAATACCTCATGGGTTCCTGCGCGGAAACCTTCTATCGCCTGGGCAGCACGGCCTGTGCGTACCAGATCAAAGAAACGGTGTCCTTCGCCGGCCAGTTCCACGCGGCGCTCCTGGAAAATAGCATCAATAAGAGCAGTTCCTGATGCTGTTACAGGGTCCAGATCAACCCGTTCGCGTACCTGGTTCAGGTACTGCCTGGCCTGTTCTTCATTGGGGCTGGATTTCTTGGCATGCGCTTCAGCAGCCATCAGCAGCACATCGGCATAGCGAATAACTATATGGTTCAAAGGGCTGGTAAGGTCAGTATCGGGTGGTCCCAGTTCGTCTATTCTTTTGATATACTTATTATTGTAGTAGCCGGTGTGTCCGCCGCCGCCTTCAACATACGTAATCTCCTCGTTAGGATTGTTTGCAATAAAGGCTTCAATATCAAGCACGGCAGCTTCCAGCCTTGGATCGCCCTCCTCAAAGGCATCTACCAGATCCTGCGTTGGCAGGTTATAGCTGTTACCATCGCCATAAATCGGGCCTT of the Flammeovirgaceae bacterium 311 genome contains:
- a CDS encoding glycoside hydrolase family protein (COG2273 Beta-glucanase/Beta-glucan synthetase) encodes the protein MLIAVGCEKEEDAPEVVPPSDLTVQVQQNEQNPAKVSLQFSARDANYYLVYFGDATNETPLNTTAKTAEHTYTSSGTYTIRVQAHATAAAFVTESREVTVELNSGGDNGIPGTGYTTPESYEGMSLVWQDEFDGDQLNTANWVHETGTGSNGWGNEELQYYRPENTTVQDGYLIITAKKESFGGRDYTSSRIKTQGKQSFQYGRIDIRAALPNGQGIWPALWMLGNNITTVGWPASGEIDIMELIGGGPGKDNTVHGTIHWSNAGQYANYGKGYTLNSGIFSDEFHVFSIEWTPTSIIWYIDDEQFNIVDITPAELSEFHQNFFFIFNVAVGGRWPGSPNASTVFPQRMVVDYVRVFQPE
- a CDS encoding pkd domain containing protein (COG3291 FOG: PKD repeat), which codes for MKQILYTFIWVLALQVFLSGCDRFQEEDFSLGAPPTAQDAVFTYEPSAENENIINFTSPSTGAFIKNWDFGNGTKAQGNSVTGVFPLQGTYEVTLTVFSSGGSVSSTQTVEIAETDPTLLDLPVYNLLTGGNDRPEGKTWVIDAARAGHFGLGPNTDFAPIWYAAGANEKAGGGLYNDKYTFVLDGFRFDMETEGDVYLNGGQQGEFSGATASPVGDFMAPYTAPDDLQWSVTEDSEGNQFITISQGGFIGYYTGVRTYQIMTLTENELVIRYLDAANPDFAWYQRLIPEGYTPPPPPPPAGVSLPLGFETQEPAFEVFGGSTYEVVDNPDASGINTSARVAQTEHGGETWAGLFVNLGEPLDLSTQNYFYVKVWAPQTGTFRFKLENVDDPQNDFVEIDAEVTEAEQWVELGFDLSDVPSERYARVVLFPGWNVSNAGTFYFDDLRQGTAPVALPITFETQEPAFEVFGGSDYEVVDNPDASGINTSARVGKTTHGGETWAGLFVNLAQPLNFAAGDEFTIKVWAPQTGTFRFKLENVDDPQNDFVEIDAEVTEAEQWVELTFDVSAVPSGRYARVVIFPGWNVSNAGTFYFDDMMIE